The Pseudomonas bijieensis DNA window GGCGCACCGCTGGCCCAGCACCCGGACGTGGACAAGATCGCCTTCACCGGATCGACCCAGGTGGGACGGCTGATCGCCCAGGCCGCCACCGGCAACATGAAGAAGGTTTCGCTGGAGTTGGGTGGCAAGTCTCCCAACATCATCCTGCCGGACGCCGATATCGTCCGGGCCGCCAAAGGCGCCGCCGACGGCATTTTCTACAACCAGGGGCAAGTCTGCACCGCCGGATCGCGTCTGTACGTGCACGCCAGCGTCCTCGACCAGGTGCTTGAAGAACTCCAGCGCCATGCGGCCGCCCATGTGTTGGGGCCAGGCCTGGATCCGGCCAGCAGCATGGGCCCGCTGGTCTCGGCCCGGCAATTGGGCACGGTGCGTGGCTACCTGCAGCGGGGCCAGGAAGAAGGCGCCGAACTGATCTGCGGCGGTGACCGGCCGGCTCATCTGGAACAGGGGCACTTCATTCAGCCCAGCGTGTTTCTCGACCGCGCCGAGCGTGCCTGTGTCGCCCGGGAAGAAATTTTCGGCCCGGTGCTGACCGTCATGAGCTGGACCGAAATCGACGAGCTGGTGCTACGCGCCAACGACTCGCCTTACGGCCTGGCCGCCGGTCTCTGGACCCGTGACTTGCGTTCCGCCCATCGCGTGGCTGCGCAGTTGAAGGCCGGCTCGGTGTGGATCAACTGCTGGAACGTCGTCGACCCGGCCTCGCCATTTGGCGGCTACAAGCAATCCGGCTGGGGCCGGGAAATGGGCAAGAACGTGATCGATGCCTACACCGAAACCAAAAGTGTCTTCGTCGATCTCGCCTGAGCCGAACAATCACAAGAGGAACTGCTATGGATCTGGAATTGCAAGGCCGCGTGGCGATCGTCACCGGCGGTGGTATGGGTATCGGCAAGGAAGTCGCGCGTTTTCTGTCCCAGGAAGGTTGCAAGGTGGTGATCTGTGCGCGGCGCATGGAGTTTCTCCAGCAGGCCGCCGAGGAAATCACCGCAGAAACCGGCAACGAAGTGCTGCCGCTGTTCTGTGACACCAACCAGATGTCGGCGGTGTCGGACATGGTCGAGGCGGCCCACAAGCACTTTGGCCGCATCGACATCCTGGTCAACGGCGCCGCGGCACCGTCCGGTGTGGTGCGCAACGACATCGAACATGCCGGTGACGATGAATTGCTCTCGGACCTCAACACCAAGGTGATCGGCTATTTCCGTTGCGCCAAGGCAGTGACTCCGCACATGAAGGCCGGCGGCTTCGGTCGCATCATCAACATCGGTGGCCTGACCGGGCGCGGCAGCAAGGTGCTTTCGGGCATGCGCAACCTGGCCATTGCCCACATGACCAAAACCCTCTCCGACCAGTTGGGCCCATCGGGCATCACGGTCAACCTGATCCACCCCGGTGTAGTGGATACCCCGCACATCCAGGAGCTGTACGAGCGCGAAGGGGTCAAGCAGGGCAAGACGCCCGAGCAGGTGGAGCAGGGTTACATCGACGCGACGCCGATCCGGCGCACCCTGGCGCCCATCGAAATGGGCTGGCTGATCGGTTTCCTCGCATCCCCCAAGGCCGGTGCCGTGACCGGGGAATCCATTGGCATCGACGGCGGCTTGACCCGTGGCATCTTCATTTGAGGAGCAGCAGTGATGAGTAACGGAACCCTTTTGGTCGCCACCGTAGGGCAGGCGGTAATCCGCAGCGCCGACGATGGCCGCACCTGGCATCGCCTGGGCCTGGGCCAGGACCTGGAATTCGATGCGATCACCCGATCCCTGAGTGTCCATCCGGGGACACCGGAGGTGATCTACGCCGGCACCGACGTCGGCTTGTGCATCAGCCGTGACACCGGAGGCTATTGGCAGCGGGTGGATTCACCGTTCAATGGGCAGACCGTCTGGAAGGTGGCCGTGGATCCACAGGATGCACAGCGCATTTTCGTCGGCACCGGTGCGCCTTCGCGAGCGGTGCTGTGGCGCACCCTGGACGGCGGCCAGAGCTGGGATCGTGCCCCGGTGGAGATTCCAGAGTTCTGCGATGGCGTCAGTCGTCCGCGCTTGCTGGCCTTCGCCTACGACCCGACGGATCGCAACCAGCTCTGGTTCGGCCTGGAGGAGGGTGGGCTGTTCCACAGCCGTGACGGTGGCGACACCTGGACCCGTGTCGATGACCGCTTGCTGTGGGACTTCAACTCGGACGTGCACAACATCCTGGTTTTGCCCAACCATGGGCAAAAGGTCATTGTGGTGGTGTGCGTCAACGCCGTTTACCGCAGTCTCGACGAGGGGCTGACCTGGACCGGCATCGTCGCGCGGGAAGCTTTCGGCCTGTACTACGTGCGCGCCATGAATGCCCCGATGGGCAGCGAAGATATCCTTTACCTGAGCATTTCCGACGGCACACCGGGCACGACCAGCAAGGTGCTGGTCTCCCGGGACGCCGCCCTCAGTTGGGAAGTGTTGCCACTGCCGCAGCAACCCAATTCCTGTGTCTGGGCGATTGCCTTGAACCCTGCCGACCCTCGCCAGATCGTCGCCGGTACCAAGTACGGGCATCTGTTCACCTCCGAGAACGGCGGTGACGGCTGGCAGAAGCAGTGGCGTGAATTCAGTGAAATCGCTGATGTGCTCTGGACGCCCGCCGTGGCGCAAATCAAGTCCGGGCATCAATCCATCATCAAGAAGAACTGAGGTATCGCGCGATGAAAGTCGAAGTCGTTCGTACTCACCTGTCGTTGTTCGTGAGCGACCCTGAAGTATCGGCACGTTGGTACGCCGACGTGCTGGGCATGCATGAAAGCGCCCGGGGTGAAAGCTGGATCATGATGGCGTTTGGTGCCAAGCATCACGACATCGCGTTGCTCCGCGCGGAACCCGGGGCCCACCAGGGCGGCCTGGGGTTGCAGCACTACGGGCTGGAGATCGCGGGCGACATGACCACCCTGCGCAAGCTCTACGGCATGTTGCTGAAAAAGGGCGTCGAGGTGGTGAAGATCACCGACCACGAGATCGGCAACGGCGTGTATTTCAACGACCCCGATGGCAATCGCATGGAATTTTTCCTCGAGTCCGAACACGACGATGCACGCGGCAAGGCCCGCTTCAAGGCGGCCGGGGCGCCCAGCCGCCACTTTGATCTCGACCCACTTTAAGGAGAAACGCCTGATGAAAACCGCAAATTTCGCCAGTTACCACATTCGCAAATGGTACAGCTTCGTCGAGGAAACCCTGGCCAATGAAACGGGCCAGTTGGCCGATGGTGAGCCGCTGTTCAAGTACGCCATTGGCGCCGTGATCGCCAACCCTTACGCCGGACGCTTCAGCGAAAGCCTGGCCGAGCTGATCGAGCCTTCACCGTTGTTGGGCCAGGAGTTTGGTCGGCGCATCCAGGCTCTGGCCGGCCAGCGGGAAATCGTGAGTTACGGCAAGGCGTGCCTGGTGGGCAGCCAGGGCGAGTACGAGCATGGCAATGCATTGTTGACCAATCCGGCGGCGGATCCGATCCGCGTCGCATTGGGCGGCGGCAAGTCCTGGGTGCCTTCCACGGGCAAGCGTGGCGGGCCTGGCGTGACCATCGATGTGCCGCTGGCCCACAAGGACGCGCTATATGTCCGCTCGCACTACGACAGCATTTCGCTTTCGTTCGGTGATGGTCCCTCGGCCGACGAGCTGGTCATCATCTGGGCCTTCGCCACGCGCGGGCGCTTGCATGCACGTCTCGGTGGCCTCCAGGCTGCGGACGTGAAAGGTAATGACGGCCTGTATTGAGGTGCGTTGATCGTGGGAAGCAAACGAATGTCTGCAAACAGCCAGTTCTTCACCAATCGATCCGGGATGCGCCTGCACTATCTGTCCTGGGGCAATGCGTCGGGCATTCCCGTCCTGATGCTGCATGGGTTGCGCGCCTATGCCCAGACCTGGACGTCATTGGCCAATGCACTGGGTGAGCAGTACTGTTGCTACGCCCTGGATCAGCGCGGTCGTGGCGACAGTGACTGGGCAGAAGCTTCCAGCTACCGGACCGAGGCCTATGTCAGTGATCTGGAAGATTGGGTCGCGCACCTGGGGCTTGAGCGTTTCGTCCTGGTCGGGCATTCCCTCGGCGGCACCAATGCGCTGGAGTATGCCCGGCTCAACCCCGGCCGCCTGCAAGCCCTGGTGATCGAAGACATCGGCCCCGGTTCGTCGGTCAGCGGCGACGGTGCCGAGCGCATCCGTCGCGAGATGAGCCAGACGCCGCTGTCGTTTCCCGACTGGGAAAGCGCCGCGCAATTCTGGCGCCGATCGCGGCCGGGTCTGTCTGCCCAGGGGCTGACGTCCAGATTGACCCACTCGATGAAGCAAACACCGGAAGGCATCGGCTGGCGCCATGACCAGGCCGGGATTGCCGAGGCGCGCTTGAGCATCACCCCGACCGATCTGTGGCCGGCGGTTCGGGCCCTGGATTGCCCGACGCTGTTCATCCGCGGCGCGCGTTCCGACTTCCTGCCCCAGGCGACCCTGGAGGCTATGAAAGAGGCCAACCCGCAGGTGCGCACAGCGCAAATCGCCGATGCCAGCCATTATGTCCATGACGACCAGGAGGACACCTTCAACCGTGTCGTCAGGGACTACTTGCACGACCAATGCCTACAACCACAACAACAAAGCGGTGAATAGCGATGAAGCAGGAGAAAACCCAGGTTGTCATCGTGGGCGGTGGCCCGAACGGGATCACGGCCGCTCATTACATGGGGCTGTACGGAATCGACTGCATCGTCCTTGAATTGGCTGACGGCGTCCTGCCGTATCCGCGCGCGGTGGGCATGGATGACGAGGCGCTACGGGTGTTGCAGGGTATCGGCATCGCCGAGCTGGCCGCGCGCGACATGATCTGCAACGTGCCCTTGCGTTACTACAATGCGCGAGGCGTCTGTTTTGCCGAGGTCAAACCGAGCACGGCGAACTATGGCTGGCCGATGCGCAACATCTTCATGCAACAGTTGCTTGAAACGACATTGCGCGAACAACTGGGCAAACACACCAGCGTCGAGTTGCGCCAGGGCCATGAAATGCTCGACCTGGAGCAGGATGCCGAGGGCGTGACCTTGCAGGTGCGAGATGCCGGGGGCGAGCTCTATCAATTGCAGGCGCAGTACGTGATCGGCGCCGATGGCGGACGTTCCAGCGTGCGCAAGAAACTCGGTATCGAACTGCTGGGGTTGACCCATCCACGCAAATGGGTGGTGATCGACACGGCCAACGATACCCTGGATGCACCCTACACGGCCCTGCATGCCGACCCTCAGCGTCCCTTCGTCTGCATCTATCTGCCGTATCAGCAACGGCGCTGGGAGTTCATGCTCCTGGAGGGCGAAGACGAGACCAGGATGTGCGAAGAGGCGACGATCCGGGACTTGATCCGTGGACATATCGGCGAGGCGGTCGATCAGCTGGAAATCATCCGGATCCGTGCCTACACCCATAATTCCCGGGTCGCAGCGCGTTTTGTCCAGGGCCGGGTGGCATTGGTGGGGGACGCGGCGCATATTTCCCCGCCCTGGGCCGGGCAGGGGCTCAATTCAGGCTTGCGTGATGTCGCCAACGTTGCCTGGAAGCTCGCCGCGATTCTCCAGGGGCGGGCATCGCCGGCGATTCTGGCCAGTTACGATCAGGAGCGCCGTGGGCATGCGACCGACCTCATCGCGTTGGCCGACAACATGGGGGCCGTCCTGGGGCTGACCAACCCGCTGATGGCCGGTGTCCGGGACTGGTTGTTCCAGGCCGTCAACAGCGTCGACAACCTTCGCTCGCACTTGCTGGAATTCAAGTTCAAACCCAAGGCGACCATCACCAAAGGCCTGGTGTATCACGAGCGCGCCGAGCTGCATGAGGATGATCTGGTCGGGCAGTTGTTCATCCAACCGTCTATCGAAGATGCCCAGGGCCAGCGCCGGCGCCTGGACGAAGTGTTGGGGCATTCCTATGCGGTGCTGGGGTATCGGGTCAATCCGAGCGAACAGCTCAGCGAGCAAACCGCCGCCTGGTGGGCGCGCTGGGACACACGCTTCATCCAGATCAATCGTTCGCGCAGTGGCGTGGGGCGTAACCAGCCCTTGTCTGCCAATGGCGCCATTTGCGTCGAGGACGTCGATAACCGCCTGGGCGAATGGTTTGCCAAGGTGCGTGATTGCATCGTGGTGGTGCGGCCGGATCGGTTTGTCGCGGCGATCACCACACCCGAGCGGCTCGAAGGCGTATTGCGCAAACTGGCGGAGCAACTCTCATGAGGCGCGAAGACGATCTACTGGTCCGGCTTCACGATGCCGCGCAGGCCTCACATGCCTTGCCTTCGTTGGAGCCTCAGGCCCTCGACCTGTCGGCGGGCTACACGTTGCAGCGCGAGGCATTGCGCCGGCGCCAGGCCGGTGGCGAGCGGTTGACCGGATGGAAAGTGGCCTTCGCCGGTCGCGCCGCCCAGGACCGTTTCGGTATTGATGAGCCGGTATTGGGCGGACTGACCGATGTCATGGCTGTGAAACCCGGCAGTACGCTGGCGCTTGCACGGCTGATCCAGCCCAAGCTGGAAATCGAGTTGGCGTTTGTCCTGGGGCGTACGCTGGTGCCCGGTTTTTACAGCGACGAAGATATTCTGGCCGCTGTGTCCGAGGTCGCGCCGGCGTTCGAAATTGCCGATTGCCGCTGGGAGGGCTGGCGTTTCGGCGTCGGGGCGTTTCTGGCCGACAATGCCGCTGCGGGGCTTTATTGCCTTGGCTCGCGAGTCAGGTTTCATCCTGAGCAATTGACCCACGTGACCTATCGCCTGGAATGCGACGGGGTGCCCTGCGGCGAAGGCAATGCCCAGGCGCGCGAGGACACCCCCCCCAGGCAAACCTGTGCTGGCTGGTACGGCGCTTGCTGGCCGACGGGCAGTGCGTTGAAGCGGGCCAGGTGGTGCTTTCCGGCTCTTTGTTGGCGCCCTTGGACATCAAGGCCGCCGAATACCGGTTGTACATGCTTGGCATGGAACTGGCTTTGGTTTTCCAGGCGGATGAAGACGGTCGACAGTAAGAACTGTTTACTCAAGTGAAATGATGCACGCGTGGCGAGGGAGCTTGCTCCCGCTTGAGTGCGAAGCGCTCGCCAAAATGGGTCTGCTGCGCAGCCCAGCGGGAGCAAGCTCCCTCGCCACGAGGCTACCGACTTGCTTGCATAACCGTACCAGGCAATAAGCGCAGGGCCACCGAGGAACAATGATCATGTTCGCCGAAGTTCGTACTTTCAATGATCCTCAGCAACACGCCGGTTCGATCCTGGGCTGGCAACAAGTCTACGATCAGCTCGGGCGTGGATGCCTCTCCAGCGAGCTGCGGCAGGTGTGCGCCGATCGTTTCCAGATCTTCCAGGAGGTGCTGGATAAACGGGTGGTGCAGCGTGGTTGCGCGCCAAAAAGGGCGCCTGTGCATTGCCATGTCGCTGGGCGGTGCGCCAGTGGTCCAGGGGCACCAGGTGGGCGCCCACAGCGTCGTGCTGCTGCGAGATGGCGAAGACTTCGTCCTGCACGCCCCGGAGGGTACGCACTTCTTCGCGGCCAATGTCGACACGGTACGGTTCGCCAAGCTGGCGGCCTATGAACTGTCGAGTGAACAACTCAAGCGCTTGAAAAGCGTGTCCCAAGTCAGCGTGGATGAGGTGGTACTGCGTAGGGTGCAGCAAAGGATTCACCCACTGTTTGGCCACCTTTTGGAACAGGCGGACGCCGTCAATCCCGCCTCGGAAAAAATCCTCGAGGACGTCTTGCTCAACGCCTTCCTCGACCTGTTCAGTCACGCCTCGGACGAGGTGCGTGGCCGCCGCGGCAATTTTGCCGTCAGCGCCTACCTGGTCAAGCGCTGCCAGGAACTGGTCGACGCCAGCGCAGATGTGCCCTTGAGCATTCTCGATCTGTGCGAGCAATTGCGGGTCAGTCGCAGGACCCTGCAAAACAGTTTCCAGGCGGTCACCGGGATGCGTCCGATGGAATACCTGCGCAACCTGCGGCTCAACGCTGTGCGCCGACGTCTGATCGCAACCCATGCGGCTACATTGAACGTCAGTGAAATTGCCGTGGCGATGGGGTTTTACCACCTGAGTCATTTTGCGGCCCATTACCGGGCGCTGTTCGGCGAGTCGCCGTCAGATACGCCCAGGGCACAGGCATGATGAGCCGCTGTTTGCGGTGTTACCGAAGCACCATCTTGCACCCATAAAAGGCAGCCGCTGAGCTGTTTGGTAGCACACCTGTGCGGTTCAGCCGGTAGTGGCGCTTGAGTCTGGCCGTCGTTTCCCCTGGGCAAATCCCTTCAAATCAATCCCTTGCACGATGACGCGCGAGGTTGGCACGCATTCTGCCTTTTTGAATTCATGGATAATTGGATACAAAAATGCAGAAGGTGCTGCCATGCAGTTCGCTCCGACTTACGCTGAACGCCCGCCCATGACTGCCGAAGAAGAGGCTTACAACTTCTTGCTCAATGCCATTTGTGGCGGTCGGTTACGCAAAGGTGACCGGCTGATTGCCGAGGACATTGCCAACGAGATCGGCATGAGCCGGATGCCGGTGCGCGAGGCCTTTCGCCGTCTGGATGCCCAGGGCCTGGTGACTCTGCGGCCCAATCGTGGAGCGATTGTCAGCGGCCTGGACATCGAAGAGTTGCACGAAGTCTTCGAAATGCGCAGCGCCCTGGAAGGCCTGGCGGTCCGTGTCGCGACAGCCAGAATCGGCGAACGCCAGTTGGCCGCCCTGGAGCGCTTGCTCGACGAGATGGACGATTACCGCGAGGAAAGCGCCGAGTGGGTCAGTCGTCATCGCGCTTTCCATGAATACCTGTGCAGCCTCAGTGGTCGCCCCCGTTTGTTGAAGCAGATCAGCGCGCTCTATTCCCTGATCGAAGCGCCCATGCGTCTGTGGTTGCAGCATGTGGAAAAGCCCCTGAGCGCACGCCAGGAGCACATGCTGATCCTCGACGCGCTGCGTGCTGGCGACGCCGAGAAGGCCGAGGCGGTGGTGCGTGCACACATCGAAGGCACCGTTCCTGAATTGATCGAGTTCCTGCAATCGAAAAAATAACGAGAGCAGGACACTTAGAGCCTGCCCGTGTTTTGACTTTGAGTACTGCCCGTTACTTACTGAACTGGAGTGTCTGGTCATGCATAAGCCTCGCCTGTTGGTTGCCGCTATATCCTTGGGTTTCTGTGCGCAGTGGGCGGTTGCCGCGCCCGTTGTCCCGGAGCGTTTGCTCAAGGTCGACAAACTCGTCTACTGCTCGGGCATGGATTCGCCGCCGCTGGTGTCCTTCGATGAGGCTCAGAAACCCAAGGGATTGACCGTGGACCTGGGGTTGGAAATCGCCAAGCGTCTGGGCGACAAGAAGGTGGAATGGCGGGTCATTCCCTTCTCCGGGTTGCTCCCCGCGTTGCTGGCCCGACAGTGCGACATGATCGTCGACCAGCTGTTTGACAAGCCCGAGCGCCGCGAGGTGATCGACATCGTCAACTACATGTATTCCAGCCAGGCGGTGGTGGTGCCCAAGGGCAATCCCAAGGGCCTCAAGACATTGCCGGATCTCTCCGGGCACAAGGTCGCGGTGCTCAACGGTTCCACCATCAAGACCCTGCTCGACGCCGAGAACGAAACCCTGGCCAAGGCCGGCAGGCCAGCGATGAAGCTGGTGGTCTACAACACCGACACCGATGCTTTCCAGGCCTTGCGCATCAGCCAGGTCGACGCCTACGGCACCACCGTGGAAACCGCCGGTTACTACGCCGCCATGGCGCCCGACCTGTTCGAGGAAGGGGTGCCGGCCTTCAGCCGGATTCTCACCGGCCTGGGCATTCGCAAGGACGATCCGCAACTGACCGCCGCCGTGCAGCAGGTGA harbors:
- a CDS encoding bifunctional 3-(3-hydroxy-phenyl)propionate/3-hydroxycinnamic acid hydroxylase, whose translation is MKQEKTQVVIVGGGPNGITAAHYMGLYGIDCIVLELADGVLPYPRAVGMDDEALRVLQGIGIAELAARDMICNVPLRYYNARGVCFAEVKPSTANYGWPMRNIFMQQLLETTLREQLGKHTSVELRQGHEMLDLEQDAEGVTLQVRDAGGELYQLQAQYVIGADGGRSSVRKKLGIELLGLTHPRKWVVIDTANDTLDAPYTALHADPQRPFVCIYLPYQQRRWEFMLLEGEDETRMCEEATIRDLIRGHIGEAVDQLEIIRIRAYTHNSRVAARFVQGRVALVGDAAHISPPWAGQGLNSGLRDVANVAWKLAAILQGRASPAILASYDQERRGHATDLIALADNMGAVLGLTNPLMAGVRDWLFQAVNSVDNLRSHLLEFKFKPKATITKGLVYHERAELHEDDLVGQLFIQPSIEDAQGQRRRLDEVLGHSYAVLGYRVNPSEQLSEQTAAWWARWDTRFIQINRSRSGVGRNQPLSANGAICVEDVDNRLGEWFAKVRDCIVVVRPDRFVAAITTPERLEGVLRKLAEQLS
- a CDS encoding VOC family protein; this encodes MKVEVVRTHLSLFVSDPEVSARWYADVLGMHESARGESWIMMAFGAKHHDIALLRAEPGAHQGGLGLQHYGLEIAGDMTTLRKLYGMLLKKGVEVVKITDHEIGNGVYFNDPDGNRMEFFLESEHDDARGKARFKAAGAPSRHFDLDPL
- a CDS encoding ABC transporter substrate-binding protein, which codes for MHKPRLLVAAISLGFCAQWAVAAPVVPERLLKVDKLVYCSGMDSPPLVSFDEAQKPKGLTVDLGLEIAKRLGDKKVEWRVIPFSGLLPALLARQCDMIVDQLFDKPERREVIDIVNYMYSSQAVVVPKGNPKGLKTLPDLSGHKVAVLNGSTIKTLLDAENETLAKAGRPAMKLVVYNTDTDAFQALRISQVDAYGTTVETAGYYAAMAPDLFEEGVPAFSRILTGLGIRKDDPQLTAAVQQVIGDMRSDGSYSQLLGKWHVASDTLD
- a CDS encoding SDR family NAD(P)-dependent oxidoreductase; amino-acid sequence: MDLELQGRVAIVTGGGMGIGKEVARFLSQEGCKVVICARRMEFLQQAAEEITAETGNEVLPLFCDTNQMSAVSDMVEAAHKHFGRIDILVNGAAAPSGVVRNDIEHAGDDELLSDLNTKVIGYFRCAKAVTPHMKAGGFGRIINIGGLTGRGSKVLSGMRNLAIAHMTKTLSDQLGPSGITVNLIHPGVVDTPHIQELYEREGVKQGKTPEQVEQGYIDATPIRRTLAPIEMGWLIGFLASPKAGAVTGESIGIDGGLTRGIFI
- a CDS encoding aldehyde dehydrogenase family protein, giving the protein MNPIQLLPAVEKFLSQPGRLFIGGTWQDAANGRRFAVENPATEQTLTEVAEGGERDVDAAVAAARAAFTGTWAQQSPAQRGLLLFRLAELLDQHREELAQLITLENGKPIANARGEAASAANIIRYFAGWPTKIEGSTLPVSPSSGAPMLNYTLREPVGVCALIVPWNFPLTMCVWKLGPVLATGCVAVLKPAEQTPLVAIRLVQLIEAAGFPAGVVNLLTGLGVHTGAPLAQHPDVDKIAFTGSTQVGRLIAQAATGNMKKVSLELGGKSPNIILPDADIVRAAKGAADGIFYNQGQVCTAGSRLYVHASVLDQVLEELQRHAAAHVLGPGLDPASSMGPLVSARQLGTVRGYLQRGQEEGAELICGGDRPAHLEQGHFIQPSVFLDRAERACVAREEIFGPVLTVMSWTEIDELVLRANDSPYGLAAGLWTRDLRSAHRVAAQLKAGSVWINCWNVVDPASPFGGYKQSGWGREMGKNVIDAYTETKSVFVDLA
- a CDS encoding alpha/beta fold hydrolase, giving the protein MSANSQFFTNRSGMRLHYLSWGNASGIPVLMLHGLRAYAQTWTSLANALGEQYCCYALDQRGRGDSDWAEASSYRTEAYVSDLEDWVAHLGLERFVLVGHSLGGTNALEYARLNPGRLQALVIEDIGPGSSVSGDGAERIRREMSQTPLSFPDWESAAQFWRRSRPGLSAQGLTSRLTHSMKQTPEGIGWRHDQAGIAEARLSITPTDLWPAVRALDCPTLFIRGARSDFLPQATLEAMKEANPQVRTAQIADASHYVHDDQEDTFNRVVRDYLHDQCLQPQQQSGE
- a CDS encoding VPS10 domain-containing protein, with the translated sequence MSNGTLLVATVGQAVIRSADDGRTWHRLGLGQDLEFDAITRSLSVHPGTPEVIYAGTDVGLCISRDTGGYWQRVDSPFNGQTVWKVAVDPQDAQRIFVGTGAPSRAVLWRTLDGGQSWDRAPVEIPEFCDGVSRPRLLAFAYDPTDRNQLWFGLEEGGLFHSRDGGDTWTRVDDRLLWDFNSDVHNILVLPNHGQKVIVVVCVNAVYRSLDEGLTWTGIVAREAFGLYYVRAMNAPMGSEDILYLSISDGTPGTTSKVLVSRDAALSWEVLPLPQQPNSCVWAIALNPADPRQIVAGTKYGHLFTSENGGDGWQKQWREFSEIADVLWTPAVAQIKSGHQSIIKKN
- a CDS encoding amino acid synthesis family protein yields the protein MKTANFASYHIRKWYSFVEETLANETGQLADGEPLFKYAIGAVIANPYAGRFSESLAELIEPSPLLGQEFGRRIQALAGQREIVSYGKACLVGSQGEYEHGNALLTNPAADPIRVALGGGKSWVPSTGKRGGPGVTIDVPLAHKDALYVRSHYDSISLSFGDGPSADELVIIWAFATRGRLHARLGGLQAADVKGNDGLY
- a CDS encoding GntR family transcriptional regulator is translated as MQFAPTYAERPPMTAEEEAYNFLLNAICGGRLRKGDRLIAEDIANEIGMSRMPVREAFRRLDAQGLVTLRPNRGAIVSGLDIEELHEVFEMRSALEGLAVRVATARIGERQLAALERLLDEMDDYREESAEWVSRHRAFHEYLCSLSGRPRLLKQISALYSLIEAPMRLWLQHVEKPLSARQEHMLILDALRAGDAEKAEAVVRAHIEGTVPELIEFLQSKK